A part of Gossypium hirsutum isolate 1008001.06 chromosome A07, Gossypium_hirsutum_v2.1, whole genome shotgun sequence genomic DNA contains:
- the LOC107956831 gene encoding auxin-induced in root cultures protein 12, which produces MGFLFSPSWILLFSYCVILISPTQSLVCSSLKIRNSNKEYANCIQLPTFNSTLHFTYNVINSSLSIAFSATPSDTNGWIAWAINPMGIGMVGSQALVAFKDKGFVVAKTYNISSYSSIVEGKLSFEIWDLEARVANDGKMVIYCSLKIPAGAKKLNQVWQVGAAVSNGQLMKHELGKANLGSMGELNLVETVSSISTPPELEPFPKLQLSRKYSGHGSRVNAGMWIFGLISLLLFM; this is translated from the coding sequence ATGGGGTTTCTCTTTTCTCCATCTTGGATTCTATTGTTTTCTTATTGCGTCATTTTAATCTCACCCACACAATCATTGGTTTGTTCATCATTAAAAATTCGCAATAGCAATAAAGAATACGCCAATTGCATCCAACTCCCAACGTTTAACTCCACCCTACATTTCACCTACAATGTCATCAACTCCTCCCTTTCCATTGCGTTTTCAGCCACTCCGTCCGACACCAATGGTTGGATCGCTTGGGCCATCAACCCCATGGGAATAGGCATGGTTGGTTCTCAAGCCCTCGTTGCATTCAAAGACAAAGGCTTCGTGGTAGCTAAAACCTACAACATAAGCTCTTACAGCTCTATTGTTGAAGGGAAGCTATCTTTTGAGATATGGGACCTGGAAGCTAGGGTTGCCAACGACGGGAAGATGGTTATATATTGTTCTTTGAAAATCCCGGCCGGTGCCAAAAAGTTGAACCAAGTTTGGCAGGTAGGAGCGGCGGTGTCTAATGGTCAATTGATGAAGCACGAGCTTGGTAAAGCTAATCTGGGTTCAATGGGAGAATTAAACTTGGTGGAGACCGTAAGTTCGATTTCCACACCCCCTGAGCTTGAGCCTTTTCCAAAACTACAACTTTCTAGAAAATATTCGGGACATGGATCCAGGGTTAATGCGGGAATGTGGATCTTCGGTTTAATTTCCTTACTCCTTTTTATGTGA
- the LOC107956833 gene encoding ras-related protein RABA5b isoform X1, which yields MGGREEEEGGEEYLFKIVLIGESAVGKSNLLSRFARNEFDNNSKATIGVEFQTQVVEIDGKEIKAQIWDTAGQERFRAVTSAYYRGAVGALIVYDITRRSSFDSIKRWLDELSTHCDTAVARMVVGNKCDLENIRDVSVEEGKSLAEEEDLFFMETSALESTNVQTAFEVVIREIYNNVCRKALNSEAYKAELSVNRVNLVKDGANTPKEGFSCCAR from the exons ATGGGTGGGCGGGAAGAAGAGGAGGGAGGTGAGGAATACTTGTTCAAGATTGTGCTTATAGGCGAATCTGCTGTGGGGAAATCCAATCTTCTCTCACGTTTTGCTAGAAATGAGTTTGACAACAACTCCAAGGCTACCATTGGAGTAGAGTTTCAGACCCAAGTGGTTGAAATCGATGGCAAAGAAATTAAAGCTCAGATCTGGGATACTGCTGGCCAAGAAAGGTTTAGAGCTGTTACTTCTGCTTACTATAGAGGAGCTGTTGGCGCTCTTATTGTTTATGATATTACTAGAAGGAGTAGCTTTGATAGCATTAAGCGTTGGCTTGATGAactttcca CCCATTGTGATACAGCTGTGGCAAGAATGGTGGTAGGTAACAAATGTGATTTGGAGAATATTAGAGATGTGAGTGTGGAGGAAGGCAAAAGCCTTGCTGAAGAAGAAGACTTATTCTTCATGGAGACATCTGCCCTCGAATCGACCAATGTTCAGACTGCTTTCGAGGTTGTTATCCGAGAAATCTACAACAATGTATGCCGAAAAGCCCTGAATTCCGAGGCATATAAGGCGGAGTTGTCTGTTAATCGAGTAAACCTTGTCAAGGATGGGGCTAACACACCCAAGGAGGGCTTCTCCTGCTGTGCAAGATAA
- the LOC107956833 gene encoding ras-related protein RABA5e isoform X2: protein MGGREEEEGGEEYLFKIVLIGESAVGKSNLLSRFARNEFDNNSKATIGVEFQTQVVEIDGKEIKAQIWDTAGQERFRAVTSAYYRGAVGALIVYDITRRSSFDSIKRWLDELSTVARMVVGNKCDLENIRDVSVEEGKSLAEEEDLFFMETSALESTNVQTAFEVVIREIYNNVCRKALNSEAYKAELSVNRVNLVKDGANTPKEGFSCCAR, encoded by the exons ATGGGTGGGCGGGAAGAAGAGGAGGGAGGTGAGGAATACTTGTTCAAGATTGTGCTTATAGGCGAATCTGCTGTGGGGAAATCCAATCTTCTCTCACGTTTTGCTAGAAATGAGTTTGACAACAACTCCAAGGCTACCATTGGAGTAGAGTTTCAGACCCAAGTGGTTGAAATCGATGGCAAAGAAATTAAAGCTCAGATCTGGGATACTGCTGGCCAAGAAAGGTTTAGAGCTGTTACTTCTGCTTACTATAGAGGAGCTGTTGGCGCTCTTATTGTTTATGATATTACTAGAAGGAGTAGCTTTGATAGCATTAAGCGTTGGCTTGATGAactttcca CTGTGGCAAGAATGGTGGTAGGTAACAAATGTGATTTGGAGAATATTAGAGATGTGAGTGTGGAGGAAGGCAAAAGCCTTGCTGAAGAAGAAGACTTATTCTTCATGGAGACATCTGCCCTCGAATCGACCAATGTTCAGACTGCTTTCGAGGTTGTTATCCGAGAAATCTACAACAATGTATGCCGAAAAGCCCTGAATTCCGAGGCATATAAGGCGGAGTTGTCTGTTAATCGAGTAAACCTTGTCAAGGATGGGGCTAACACACCCAAGGAGGGCTTCTCCTGCTGTGCAAGATAA